In Candidatus Binatia bacterium, the genomic stretch TTCGCCGGCTTTGATCGCGGTGGAGAGAGGGCAGCCGACATCTACACGCTGATCATCACCGCCAAATTGAATGACGTCGATCCGCGCGCCTGGCTTGCCGACGTCCTCGCTCGGATCTCAGATCACCCGGCATCCAGGCTGGACGAGTTTGAGCTGTCAAAACGCCAGCATACAGTTGTTAATAAATGCTTAACTGGTAATTACTCACGTCCCGGCGTTTGTCGGTGAGATGGCTTATCGGGCGCCGGCTATTTTTTCCTGAACCGGGCGGCAAGCACGGTGTTGGCGAGTTGACGGTCGAACTCGTCCGGGTCGAACTCTTCGCCGGTCCAGTCGCTCTGTTCGGCGTGTTCGGGATGGGCGGGATCGGCCAGGATGGCCAGCAGTTCTTCATAGCCCCAGACGCCCCCGCAATCTTCAGGCGGACAGTTGCGCTTCCCGGCGATACAGACCGGATAGGATTGCCCCTCGACCGCCGGCTCGCTTTTTTCGAATGCGATCGTGTGTTCCCAATCGTCTCCGAAGTCATAAGTGTAGGCGAAGCGAACGACGCTGGATCTCAGCAGGCCGTTCAGGGTCGGGCGATTTTCGTCGGCGACGTCGTCGACACTGCGCTGATCGCCAAACTGCTCGCCACCGATGTCGAAGGCATGGAGGTGGCAATCGTGCCAGCCCATTGCCGCCTGGATTGCCTTGTGCAGGTCGCCGAGCGTCATCGTGCCGGGCGCGAGCAGCCGGCGCCAGACCGGCGGCTTCACGCCGCGCAGCGTTACCTTCAGACTGATGATGTTCTTGCTTGCGCTGGTCTTCGGCGCGCTGGTCCTGGCCATGATCTTCGCATCCTGTCGCATTGGGCACCGGTTGCGGACATCGGCGACGATGCCGCCATCACCACCCTGATT encodes the following:
- a CDS encoding transposase domain-containing protein, with protein sequence FAGFDRGGERAADIYTLIITAKLNDVDPRAWLADVLARISDHPASRLDEFELSKRQHTVVNKCLTGNYSRPGVCR
- a CDS encoding plasmid pRiA4b ORF-3 family protein; amino-acid sequence: MARTSAPKTSASKNIISLKVTLRGVKPPVWRRLLAPGTMTLGDLHKAIQAAMGWHDCHLHAFDIGGEQFGDQRSVDDVADENRPTLNGLLRSSVVRFAYTYDFGDDWEHTIAFEKSEPAVEGQSYPVCIAGKRNCPPEDCGGVWGYEELLAILADPAHPEHAEQSDWTGEEFDPDEFDRQLANTVLAARFRKK